Proteins from one Dysgonomonas sp. HDW5A genomic window:
- a CDS encoding glycosyltransferase, whose translation MGKETTVMTLPKVSVIIPVYNTERYVTAAIESILEQTLKDIEIIVIDDGSTDYSLKLVSQIAALDKRIQLFSKKNEGPSEARNMGLKIAKGQYIYYMDSDDLLEKDALWTCYERCEKNKLDFVFFDATAFKEDLTESVNDYYTRSDILREETIYKGDEVLSLLMDVNLYRSAVWLCFVRREYLDSIGLCFFPGIIHEDELYSGILHINAQNVGYIPIPFFRRRIRPNSITSNKFSTKNMSCYYVVLSELMKYADKENGKYKPIIDKLCAYILNPAIYRASAFSFLERLGQLHYCINNGLMKYITTKNKLLLLCPFLIKVKSVIK comes from the coding sequence ATGGGTAAAGAAACTACAGTAATGACTTTGCCAAAAGTAAGCGTCATCATTCCGGTATATAATACCGAAAGATACGTAACGGCAGCTATTGAGTCTATTTTAGAACAGACTTTAAAAGATATTGAGATCATTGTCATCGACGATGGTTCGACCGATTACAGCCTCAAACTTGTTTCGCAGATAGCTGCCCTAGACAAGCGGATTCAACTATTTTCTAAAAAAAATGAAGGTCCTTCCGAAGCTAGAAATATGGGACTTAAGATAGCAAAAGGGCAGTACATATATTACATGGATAGTGACGATTTGCTTGAAAAAGATGCTTTATGGACTTGTTACGAGAGGTGCGAAAAGAATAAGCTCGATTTTGTTTTCTTTGATGCAACTGCATTTAAAGAAGATCTTACCGAGTCGGTTAATGATTACTATACACGATCAGATATATTAAGAGAAGAAACTATTTATAAGGGAGACGAGGTATTATCGTTGCTAATGGATGTAAATCTATACCGATCTGCGGTATGGCTTTGTTTTGTTCGGCGTGAGTATCTGGATAGCATAGGTTTGTGTTTCTTTCCGGGAATCATTCATGAAGACGAATTATATTCGGGCATTCTGCATATTAATGCACAGAATGTAGGATATATCCCCATACCTTTTTTCAGACGGAGAATAAGACCTAACTCTATCACTTCGAACAAATTTTCGACAAAAAATATGTCTTGCTATTATGTTGTTCTATCGGAGTTAATGAAATATGCCGATAAGGAAAACGGCAAGTACAAACCGATAATAGACAAATTGTGTGCATACATTCTCAACCCTGCAATTTATAGGGCTTCAGCTTTCTCTTTTCTCGAAAGACTGGGGCAACTACACTATTGCATAAATAACGGATTGATGAAATACATCACAACTAAAAACAAACTACTATTACTATGTCCTTTTCTTATAAAAGTAAAATCTGTTATTAAATAA
- a CDS encoding DapH/DapD/GlmU-related protein, with translation MTQISLKEKIKNSPQLKRLVLNLIMHPVKTRPRWTTRLFQFLYLKRGKKSVIYRSVRKDLVPFNNFSLGRYSVIEDYCTLNNAVGDVTIGDYTRIGMSNTIIGPVQIGDKVNLAQNIVVSGLNHNFTDVNTPISDQGVATKPVIIGNNVWIGANVVILPGVTIGEHVVIGAGSIVARNIPSYAVVVGNPAQVVKEYDFEKKQWVKKLQ, from the coding sequence ATGACACAAATATCATTAAAAGAAAAAATTAAGAATAGCCCCCAATTAAAGAGGCTGGTCTTGAATCTGATAATGCATCCGGTAAAAACCCGACCTCGTTGGACTACACGGTTGTTTCAGTTCCTGTATCTTAAAAGAGGGAAGAAGTCGGTTATATACAGAAGCGTCAGAAAAGATCTGGTTCCGTTCAATAATTTTTCACTGGGACGATATTCGGTTATAGAGGATTATTGCACTTTAAATAATGCTGTAGGGGACGTTACTATAGGTGATTATACACGTATCGGAATGTCGAATACAATTATAGGTCCTGTACAAATAGGCGATAAAGTGAATCTTGCACAGAACATAGTGGTATCGGGTCTAAATCACAACTTTACAGACGTAAATACTCCAATATCAGATCAGGGGGTTGCAACTAAACCTGTAATTATAGGAAATAATGTATGGATAGGTGCGAATGTAGTGATATTGCCGGGAGTAACCATCGGAGAACACGTGGTTATAGGTGCAGGCAGTATTGTTGCCCGCAACATACCATCCTATGCGGTGGTCGTAGGTAATCCGGCACAAGTAGTTAAAGAGTACGATTTTGAAAAAAAGCAATGGGTAAAGAAACTACAGTAA
- a CDS encoding glycosyltransferase family 2 protein yields the protein MNPAYIIKYIYLMNIGTYVFFILDYLLFILFTLVILYLFAFALLSKKKKANHYLKADKQHRFAVLFPAYKEDRVILHSVESFLQQNYPRYLYDMVVISDHMQMETNASLEEISAKVLEVKFEKSSKAKALNFAIDSLDASSYDIVVIFDADNIVDTNFLEKINDVYSSGRKAIQAHRTAKNTDTDIALLDAISEEINNSIFRKGQVNAGFSAALSGSGMAFDYTWFANNIKDVSSSGEDKEIEALLLKQKIFIEYLHEVTVLDEKVQNSDTFYNQRQRWIAAQYAILAKALKDLPKALSQRNFDYCNKIIQWIIPPRILLLGSIGMLAVITTVVSFSVSLKWWGLWFLLLLTFFVAIPDHLISKRLCKAIVRLPWLFTLMVLNLFRLKGANKNFNRTEHTH from the coding sequence ATGAATCCAGCATATATTATTAAATACATTTATCTGATGAACATAGGAACTTATGTGTTTTTTATATTAGATTATCTACTCTTTATATTATTTACGCTAGTTATTTTATATCTGTTTGCTTTTGCATTATTATCTAAAAAAAAGAAAGCGAACCATTACCTCAAAGCCGATAAACAGCACCGTTTTGCAGTATTGTTTCCAGCTTACAAAGAAGACAGAGTTATACTGCACTCCGTAGAATCATTCTTACAGCAAAATTATCCACGCTACTTGTATGATATGGTCGTTATATCGGATCACATGCAAATGGAGACCAATGCTTCTCTAGAAGAAATATCGGCAAAAGTATTGGAGGTCAAATTCGAAAAAAGCAGCAAAGCCAAAGCACTCAATTTTGCGATCGATTCTCTAGACGCATCGTCATACGATATTGTTGTTATTTTCGATGCTGATAATATTGTCGATACTAATTTTCTAGAAAAGATAAACGATGTATACAGTTCGGGGAGAAAAGCAATTCAGGCACATCGAACCGCTAAAAACACGGATACCGATATAGCTCTGTTGGATGCAATCAGTGAGGAAATAAACAATTCAATATTCAGAAAAGGTCAGGTAAATGCAGGTTTCTCGGCAGCATTAAGCGGCTCGGGTATGGCCTTCGATTATACATGGTTTGCAAACAATATTAAAGATGTTTCGTCTTCGGGCGAAGATAAAGAAATTGAAGCATTGCTGCTAAAGCAGAAAATATTTATTGAATACTTACATGAGGTAACCGTTCTTGACGAAAAAGTTCAAAATTCGGACACTTTTTATAACCAACGCCAGCGATGGATTGCGGCACAATATGCCATACTTGCAAAGGCCTTGAAGGATTTACCAAAGGCTTTGAGTCAACGTAATTTCGATTATTGTAACAAGATAATTCAATGGATAATCCCGCCTCGTATTCTCTTATTAGGAAGTATTGGTATGCTGGCAGTAATAACTACAGTGGTTTCCTTTTCGGTCTCTCTGAAATGGTGGGGACTATGGTTTCTTTTGTTGTTGACTTTTTTTGTGGCAATACCGGACCATCTTATCAGCAAACGACTTTGTAAAGCTATTGTAAGGTTGCCGTGGTTGTTTACTCTCATGGTTTTGAATCTTTTCAGACTAAAAGGTGCAAATAAAAATTTTAATCGAACAGAACATACCCATTAA
- a CDS encoding glycosyltransferase family 2 protein — translation MYSNNLGIADPLLSIISVNYNGFDDTCEMIDSLKEHLTFSFEVIVVDNASKVNDAERIRLIYPWVKCIRSEKNLGFAGGNNIGIAEAKGKYLFLLNNDTFVTDNSLSNLITFMDSNPQVGAVTPKLKFALYSDEIQFAGYASFSKITLRNHIIGYGEKDEGQYEIPKRSAFLHGAAMMVRKEVIGKAGILPDMYFLYYEELDWCERIKEAGYELWYVPGGTVYHKESKSVGSNSSLKMFYMTRNRLLFAWRNSSGFNRYLAIAYQTTIALPKSIVKSLIRGRFDLAKAALKGWSCFFVTKKQVS, via the coding sequence ATGTATAGCAACAACCTAGGCATAGCCGATCCTTTGTTATCAATCATTTCCGTCAATTACAATGGCTTCGATGATACTTGTGAGATGATTGACTCATTGAAGGAGCATCTTACATTTTCTTTCGAAGTTATAGTTGTGGATAATGCTTCTAAGGTAAACGATGCAGAGCGTATCCGGCTGATTTATCCGTGGGTAAAATGTATTCGCAGCGAAAAAAATTTAGGATTTGCAGGGGGCAATAACATAGGTATCGCCGAGGCAAAAGGTAAATATCTGTTTCTGCTGAATAACGATACTTTTGTTACTGACAATTCGCTGTCCAACCTTATTACTTTTATGGATAGTAACCCGCAAGTGGGAGCTGTGACTCCTAAATTAAAGTTTGCTCTTTACTCCGACGAGATTCAGTTTGCGGGATATGCCTCGTTCTCTAAAATCACACTTCGCAATCACATAATCGGTTATGGTGAAAAAGATGAAGGTCAATATGAAATACCAAAACGAAGTGCATTTCTACACGGTGCAGCCATGATGGTCAGAAAAGAAGTTATTGGAAAAGCAGGAATACTGCCCGATATGTACTTTTTGTACTATGAAGAATTAGATTGGTGCGAACGTATCAAAGAGGCAGGTTATGAACTGTGGTATGTACCTGGTGGTACTGTATATCATAAAGAGAGCAAGAGTGTAGGAAGCAACAGTTCTCTTAAAATGTTTTATATGACCCGAAACCGATTGCTTTTTGCATGGCGTAACTCTAGCGGATTTAATCGTTATTTAGCTATTGCATATCAAACGACTATAGCTCTGCCAAAAAGTATAGTGAAGTCACTTATAAGGGGAAGATTTGATTTGGCTAAAGCTGCATTGAAGGGTTGGAGCTGCTTTTTTGTGACAAAAAAGCAAGTCTCATAA
- a CDS encoding O-antigen ligase has protein sequence MLKDNEKIIFEFTPIYTKGVYILLAIFLIIMVYLFITLGVLGGMVFSLVPLALFISYRLVANPYQPLMLMFVASYFIMGVTRYVAIPSIGLIADALLIYTFISLIIYSIGNKVCWKNGRNEFMLASLIWLIYCTLELFNPHASVSAWATYIRFMAMYALFISFLVPIIFNKYKDLEKVIFLWSIFSILAFLKAMYQKNVGFDSGEMRWLYIEGKASTHILSSGIRYFSFFTDAANFGSGMGMSMVAFTIIGIHSKKWKWKIYYIIVGLATGYGMMLSGTRSAMIIPFMGFIFYIIFSRNVKVIIAGTVMVAIAFIFFNFTTIGQGNAQIRRMRSAFNSEHDNSYNLRKDNQAKLGAYLVNKPFGVGIGLAGGKAAKSAPGEYSTTIASDSWAVVLWVETGVVGLGLYFLIFIYLQMRGAYIVFFKIKDEQLKYILGGLLAGIFGIMVSSTSNEVIAQFPNGIIIFFAQAFIFMGPKFDKEIAEQKCIATT, from the coding sequence ATGCTGAAAGATAACGAAAAAATCATATTTGAATTTACTCCTATATATACGAAAGGAGTGTATATCCTATTAGCTATTTTTTTAATAATAATGGTATATTTATTCATCACCCTGGGAGTACTTGGGGGTATGGTATTTTCGTTAGTACCTTTGGCACTATTTATTTCTTACCGTCTAGTAGCCAACCCCTACCAACCATTGATGTTGATGTTTGTAGCCAGCTACTTCATCATGGGAGTTACCCGTTATGTAGCCATACCATCCATTGGCTTAATTGCTGATGCTTTGCTTATTTATACATTTATCTCTCTGATTATCTATTCCATAGGAAACAAAGTCTGTTGGAAAAACGGACGTAATGAGTTTATGCTTGCATCACTTATATGGCTGATATATTGCACATTGGAGCTTTTCAATCCTCACGCATCAGTTTCTGCATGGGCAACATACATCAGGTTTATGGCAATGTATGCCTTATTTATATCATTTTTGGTACCCATTATCTTCAACAAGTATAAAGACTTAGAAAAGGTGATATTTCTCTGGTCTATATTTTCCATATTAGCGTTTTTAAAGGCAATGTATCAAAAAAATGTTGGTTTTGATTCAGGTGAAATGCGGTGGCTCTATATAGAAGGAAAAGCAAGCACCCATATATTATCATCGGGGATAAGATATTTTTCGTTTTTTACCGATGCAGCCAATTTCGGATCAGGCATGGGAATGTCTATGGTGGCATTTACTATTATTGGAATACATAGTAAAAAATGGAAGTGGAAAATATATTACATCATTGTCGGGCTGGCTACGGGTTATGGTATGATGCTTTCGGGAACACGCAGTGCCATGATTATTCCTTTTATGGGGTTTATATTTTATATCATCTTTTCGCGAAATGTGAAAGTTATCATAGCAGGAACTGTGATGGTTGCAATAGCGTTTATATTTTTCAATTTCACGACCATAGGCCAGGGCAATGCCCAAATCCGGCGGATGAGAAGTGCATTTAATTCGGAACACGATAATTCATATAATCTCAGGAAAGATAATCAAGCAAAACTAGGAGCTTATTTAGTAAACAAACCGTTTGGCGTAGGTATCGGGCTGGCAGGTGGTAAAGCGGCAAAAAGTGCGCCCGGAGAATATTCCACCACCATTGCCTCTGACTCGTGGGCAGTTGTTCTTTGGGTCGAAACGGGAGTTGTAGGCTTAGGGTTATACTTTCTGATATTTATTTATCTACAAATGCGAGGGGCATACATAGTATTTTTCAAAATAAAAGACGAGCAACTCAAATATATATTGGGTGGTTTGCTTGCAGGCATTTTCGGGATAATGGTCTCATCAACCAGCAACGAAGTTATAGCGCAGTTTCCCAACGGAATCATTATATTTTTTGCACAAGCCTTCATTTTTATGGGACCAAAATTCGATAAAGAAATAGCAGAACAAAAATGTATAGCAACAACCTAG